Proteins from one Impatiens glandulifera chromosome 2, dImpGla2.1, whole genome shotgun sequence genomic window:
- the LOC124925107 gene encoding serine/arginine-rich splicing factor SR45a-like, with amino-acid sequence MRIRDHFLGFHLSKTYSAFFLSIGVSHLPILTSCRDGKLSLSTNDVYSSLRGIIFLFICIPDENSVFRRLILHGKVSEFISNFSHCPYPIFLYEYFRYSRSPSPQEKEARRSGSRSRSRSLSRPKDSRERSRSQERTEEVNPGNSLYVTGLSTRVSERELDDHFSKEGKVSSCFLVVEPRTRISRGFAFVTMDSMDDADRCVKYLNQSVLDGRCITVEKSRRKSARTPTPGRYLGMNNSRDHGYRGRSRGGRDDYGYRRSPRRSSYEVGRGRDRDHNYSPKRSTSHERGGYSPRRSPPYKSGGYSPRRSPSYKGGGYSPRRSPLPYKGGGYSPRRSPPPYKGSGYSPRRSPPLYEGHGHSPKRSPPLYEGRGHTPRRSSPPYESRGHTPRRSSPPYESRGHFVRRSSPPYNGGDGYTPRQSPPQPYNGGGGGGGYYSPRRSSPYKGGGGGGDYSMYGEGSPYGGGGGRQYSPPRPSYGGRSTRDRSRSLPYSHYGR; translated from the exons ATGAGAATCCGAGACCATTTTTTAGGGTTCCATCTTTCAAAAACATACAGCGCGTTCTTCCTGTCCATCGGCGTTTCTCATCTTCCAATTCTCACAAGCTGTAGGGATGGTAAGTTATCTCTATCTACGAATGATGTCTATTCTTCTTTACGtggaataatttttttgtttatctgCATTCCTGATGAAAATTCCGTCTTTCGCAGGCTGATTCTCCACGGAAAAG TATCAG AATTCATATCTAACTTCTCACATTGCCCTTatccaatatttttatatgaatactTCAGGTACTCCCGTTCCCCTTCTCCCCAGGAGAAGGAGGCGCGTAGGTCAGGATCAAGGTCAAGGTCTCGATCCTTGTCTAGGCCTAAGGATTCCAGGGAAAGGTCCAGGAGTCAGGAAAG gaCTGAAGAAGTTAATCCTGGAAATTCACTCTATGTGACTGGGTTATCTACTCGAGTCTCTGAAAGAGAACTTGATGATCATTTCTCAAAGGAAGGGAAG GTTTCGTCTTGTTTCTTGGTTGTGGAGCCCCGCACTCGCATTTCTCGTGGATTTGCTTTTGTAACAATGGATAGTATGGATGATGCTGATCGATGCGTGAAGTATCTCAATCAATCAGTTTTAGATGGTCGATGCATTACTGTTGAGAAA TCTCGGAGAAAGAGCGCAAGAACTCCAACACCAGGACGCTACCTTGGCATGAATAACTCCAGGGACCATG GTTACCGTGGTAGGAGTCGTGGAGGTCGTGATGATTATGGTTATCGTAGATCTCCCAGGCGTTCATCGTACGAAGTTGGTCGTGGTCGTGATCGTGATCACAATTATTCCCCCAAGCGATCAACATCGCACGAACGTGGGGGTTACTCCCCGAGGCGATCACCACCATACAAAAGTGGCGGATACTCCCCGAGGCGATCACCATCATACAAAGGTGGCGGATACTCTCCGAGGCGATCACCACTACCATACAAAGGTGGCGGTTACTCTCCGAGGCGATCACCACCACCATACAAAGGTAGCGGTTACTCTCCGAGGCGATCACCACCACTGTACGAAGGTCATGGTCACTCTCCAAAGAGATCACCACCCCTATACGAAGGTCGTGGTCACACTCCAAGACGGTCATCACCGCCGTACGAAAGTCGTGGTCACACTCCAAGACGGTCATCACCGCCGTACGAAAGTCGTGGTCACTTTGTAAGGCGGTCATCACCCCCATATAATGGGGGTGATGGTTATACTCCCAGGCAGTCACCACCCCAACCATACAAcggcggtggtggtggtggtggttaCTACTCACCAAGGCGGTCATCACCGTACAAAGGTGGTGGCGGCGGTGGTGATTACTCAATGTATGGTGAGGGTTCTCCCTATGGTGGTGGTGGGGGACGCCAATATTCTCCTCCTAGGCCTTCTTACGGTGGAAGGTCAACAAGGGATAGGTCAAGGTCTCTTCCATATTCCCATTATGGTAGATGA